The Larus michahellis chromosome 9, bLarMic1.1, whole genome shotgun sequence genome contains the following window.
AAGCATCTGATAATTAGAAGTcccaagaaaacacacaaaatcccTACAAAGGCAAAGCCAGTTTTTTGCTCTAAAGTCAGAGGGAAGGCAGACATTTCGTTGACACTCATGCTGGCTGAAGTGTTGCTGCAGTAATTACTGCTCATCATTGGGCATCACATCCTGGTGGCTCCGTGGGATTTTCACCTCTATTGCTTCTTTGCCTGCATAGAAAAGTAGAATCGGTTTGGTTAGGTCTAAATGGGGTGTGTATATCTGAGCCGTAGCATATGaacatttggaaatgaaaaacagcttgGATTTTAGTGGTGTCCTGttgttttttcacatttaaattaatGTGATAAAATTGCAACTTTTAGCCTCTACACACCATCCACTTACTGGCCTCTGTTATGAGACAGCAAACTCATGATATTCTGGCTTTCTGTCTCCTCAAAACAGAGCAATTTCAGCATATGGCTGTTGCAAACAGCATTTTGTCGGACTGGGCACAAGCCTACAGATTCTGATAAGGCAACACTCACCAAGGTC
Protein-coding sequences here:
- the CTXN2 gene encoding cortexin-2: MMSSNYCSNTSASMSVNEMSAFPLTLEQKTGFAFVGILCVFLGLLIIRCFKILLDPYSSMPSSTWEDEVEGLDKGTFEYALA